Proteins from a genomic interval of Pseudomonas paeninsulae:
- a CDS encoding DUF2333 family protein translates to MLDWKKRTAGARDSVDDSVDNVRSYLGGGWLSRTIGGLLGLYLLLALVVGWYWSQEPEQFPVQQRAQAAAQGAQHQMVNGYTTAATLKHVASTLLDKPGGYLSNDLAPPGLWLDNMPSWEFGVLVQVRDMARALRKDFTRSQSQSTEDPDLAKAEPRFHFDNKSWALPASEAEYREAIKSLDRYLTRLGDPSKSNAQFYTRADNLNAWLGDAATRLGSLSQRLSASVGQVRLNTETGLKGAVEGQAVHVNEGAYETPWMQIDNVFYEARGQAWALSHLLRAIEVDFADVLVKKNATVSLRQVIRELEAAQETLWSPMILNGSGYGLLANHSLVMANYISRANAGLIDLRQLLSQG, encoded by the coding sequence ATGCTGGACTGGAAAAAACGCACTGCAGGCGCGCGCGACAGCGTCGATGACTCTGTGGATAACGTGCGCAGTTACCTGGGAGGTGGCTGGCTCAGCCGCACAATAGGCGGCTTGCTCGGCCTGTACCTGTTGCTGGCGCTGGTGGTCGGCTGGTACTGGAGTCAGGAACCGGAGCAATTCCCGGTGCAGCAGCGCGCCCAGGCCGCGGCACAAGGCGCGCAGCACCAGATGGTCAATGGCTACACCACGGCGGCCACCCTGAAGCATGTCGCCAGCACCTTGCTGGATAAGCCGGGCGGTTACCTGTCCAACGACCTCGCCCCGCCGGGGCTGTGGCTGGACAATATGCCGAGCTGGGAATTTGGTGTGCTGGTGCAGGTGCGTGACATGGCGCGCGCCCTGCGCAAGGACTTCACCCGCTCGCAGTCGCAGTCCACCGAAGATCCGGACCTGGCCAAGGCCGAGCCACGCTTCCACTTCGACAACAAGAGCTGGGCGCTGCCGGCATCCGAGGCGGAGTATCGCGAAGCGATCAAGTCACTCGATCGCTATTTGACGCGGCTGGGCGACCCAAGCAAGTCGAACGCGCAGTTCTATACCCGTGCCGATAACCTCAACGCCTGGCTAGGCGATGCCGCGACCCGTCTGGGCTCGCTGTCGCAGCGCTTGTCTGCCAGCGTCGGTCAGGTGCGCCTGAACACCGAAACCGGTCTGAAAGGTGCGGTCGAAGGCCAGGCGGTGCATGTCAACGAGGGTGCTTACGAGACGCCGTGGATGCAGATCGACAACGTGTTCTACGAAGCCCGTGGCCAGGCCTGGGCGCTGTCGCATCTGCTGCGCGCCATCGAAGTGGATTTCGCCGATGTCCTGGTGAAGAAGAACGCCACCGTCAGCCTGCGTCAGGTGATCCGCGAGCTGGAGGCCGCGCAGGAAACCCTGTGGAGTCCGATGATCCTCAATGGCAGTGGCTATGGTCTGCTGGCCAACCATTCGCTGGTGATGGCCAACTATATTTCGCGGGCCAACGCCGGGCTCATCGATCTGCGTCAACTGCTGTCGCAGGGCTAG
- a CDS encoding PleD family two-component system response regulator, with translation MTEHEDPSLDRLKQHFAQRVIHQARQTLEIWQRLQRNEWNEHGMHELRDATLLLQRYAERFEQAEHRQLARSIGNCLQAITDNRGRLNSELISELNQLMQRLSRTGLRHGDSFGQTVLPPLRKPVYLALQHLERAERLAQQLGYFGMTALPLDSANAFRAAMLERHPAAILMDVDFSGPGAGLQLAQAVQQDLEEKIPLLFYSHLDTDLPARLAAVRAGGQEFFTGTLDASSLLERIEVLAHVAQYEPYKVLIVDDSRAQATYTERALNSAGILTRTLIEPIQTMTELAEFQPDLIILDMYMPDCNGTELAKVIRHNDRYVSVPIIYLSAEDDLDKQLDAMSEGGDDFLTKPIKPRHLIATVRNRAARARNLKARMVRDSLTGLYNHTHCLQLLEDARCRAQRDQQPLSFAMLDIDFFKKVNDNYGHPMGDRVIKSLALFLKQRLRKSDHIGRYGGEEFAVVMPNTNAQAAYQVLDEIRRRFAEIHYPAQPLDLSCTFSGGIAQLQGEMSSQTLTQHADEALYVAKHGGRNRVEVFNPD, from the coding sequence ATGACCGAGCACGAAGACCCCAGTCTCGACCGACTCAAGCAGCACTTTGCCCAACGCGTGATTCATCAGGCGCGACAGACCCTGGAAATCTGGCAACGCCTGCAACGCAATGAGTGGAACGAGCACGGCATGCACGAGCTGCGCGATGCCACCCTGCTGCTGCAACGCTACGCCGAGCGTTTCGAGCAGGCCGAGCACCGCCAACTGGCCCGGAGCATTGGCAATTGCCTGCAGGCGATCACGGACAATCGTGGCCGCCTCAACAGCGAGCTGATCAGCGAACTCAACCAGCTTATGCAACGCCTGTCGCGCACCGGACTGCGTCACGGTGACAGCTTCGGGCAAACCGTGCTGCCGCCGCTACGCAAACCGGTGTACCTGGCCCTGCAACATCTCGAGCGGGCCGAGCGCCTGGCGCAGCAGCTGGGGTACTTCGGCATGACAGCGCTACCACTGGACAGCGCCAACGCCTTTCGCGCGGCGATGCTCGAGCGTCACCCGGCCGCCATCCTCATGGACGTGGACTTCTCCGGCCCCGGAGCCGGCTTGCAACTGGCCCAAGCGGTGCAGCAAGACCTGGAAGAGAAGATTCCCCTGTTGTTCTACAGTCACCTGGACACCGACCTGCCGGCCCGCCTGGCGGCGGTGCGCGCCGGCGGCCAGGAGTTTTTCACCGGCACCCTGGACGCCTCCAGCCTGCTCGAACGCATCGAAGTGCTCGCCCATGTGGCGCAGTACGAACCCTACAAAGTGCTGATCGTCGACGACTCGCGCGCCCAGGCCACCTATACCGAACGGGCGCTCAACAGCGCCGGAATCCTCACCCGCACGCTGATCGAACCGATCCAGACGATGACCGAGCTGGCTGAATTCCAGCCAGACCTGATCATTCTCGACATGTACATGCCGGACTGCAACGGCACCGAACTGGCCAAGGTGATCCGCCACAACGACCGCTACGTCAGCGTGCCGATCATCTACCTGTCTGCCGAAGACGACCTCGACAAGCAGCTCGACGCCATGAGTGAGGGCGGCGACGACTTCCTCACCAAACCGATCAAGCCGCGTCACCTGATCGCCACCGTGCGCAACCGCGCCGCCCGCGCGCGCAACCTCAAGGCGCGCATGGTGCGCGACAGCCTCACCGGCCTGTACAACCACACCCACTGTCTGCAATTGCTCGAAGATGCGCGCTGCCGCGCCCAGCGTGATCAGCAGCCGCTGAGCTTCGCCATGCTCGATATCGACTTCTTCAAGAAGGTCAACGACAACTATGGCCACCCCATGGGCGACCGGGTGATCAAGAGCCTGGCCCTGTTCCTCAAGCAGCGCCTGCGCAAGAGCGACCACATCGGCCGCTACGGCGGCGAAGAGTTCGCCGTGGTCATGCCCAACACCAACGCCCAAGCCGCCTACCAGGTGCTCGACGAGATTCGCCGGCGCTTCGCCGAGATCCACTACCCGGCACAGCCGCTCGATCTGTCCTGCACCTTCAGCGGCGGCATCGCCCAACTGCAGGGCGAGATGAGCAGCCAAACCCTGACCCAGCACGCCGACGAGGCGCTCTACGTGGCCAAGCACGGCGGGCGCAATCGGGTCGAGGTGTTCAACCCTGACTGA
- a CDS encoding protein-disulfide reductase DsbD yields MRRLLYLILLLVALPAGAGLFDNRPAPAPLGAALNNSADFLPVREAFRLSLIDSSSDSIKLRFVAAEGYYLYKHRFQFSSEPADIDLSAAQLPAGKAKVDEYFGDVEVYYGVLDVELPLDNPDNRPFNLNVSYQGCADQGLCYPPETEQLKIAGGVPAPSATPGTPDSPSNSWSWSDLALFFLAGLGLTFTPCVLPMLPILSGVVLRGQVGGLRSFSLSLAYVLPMAACFAVLGALMGVFGAGLNLQARLQSAWILVPFAAFFALFALAMFGVYELRLPRRFSEPLDRLAGKTRGGSHANAAVLGVLSSLLVSPCVSAPLVGALLYISASGDALGGGLKLFALGLGMGAPLVLFATGGGALLPKSGTWMVGVRNAFGVLLLGVAIWLLERVLPGQLSLALWGLLAGGVALFLGALELGPKTHKQKLGQLAGLALLVYALAAWTGALQGQNDPLRPLGRMPLASNSSERLEPSSWQTISSPAELDAAFAAAQSAGKPLMLDWYADWCISCKVIEREVLTAAQVASQLGDYRLVRFDITESSPAQRALLDRYQLFGPPAILLFDAKGDEWRDLRVVGEIDAADFATRLNQASERF; encoded by the coding sequence ATGCGCCGCTTGCTCTACCTGATCCTGCTGCTGGTTGCCCTGCCCGCCGGCGCTGGCCTGTTCGATAACCGCCCCGCCCCGGCACCGCTGGGCGCGGCGCTGAATAACAGCGCAGATTTCCTCCCCGTACGCGAGGCGTTCAGGCTCAGCCTGATCGACAGCTCGAGCGACTCGATCAAACTGCGCTTCGTCGCTGCCGAGGGCTACTACCTCTACAAACACCGCTTCCAATTCAGCAGCGAGCCGGCCGATATTGACCTGAGCGCTGCGCAACTGCCGGCCGGCAAGGCCAAGGTCGACGAATACTTCGGCGATGTCGAGGTGTACTACGGCGTGCTGGATGTCGAGCTGCCACTGGATAATCCGGACAACCGCCCATTCAATCTCAACGTCAGCTACCAGGGCTGCGCCGACCAGGGCTTGTGTTACCCGCCGGAAACCGAGCAGCTGAAGATTGCCGGCGGCGTGCCTGCCCCCAGCGCCACGCCGGGCACACCCGACTCCCCAAGCAACAGCTGGAGCTGGAGCGATCTGGCGCTGTTCTTCTTGGCGGGGCTGGGTCTGACCTTTACCCCGTGCGTCTTGCCGATGCTGCCGATCCTCTCCGGCGTGGTGTTGCGTGGCCAGGTTGGCGGCCTGCGCAGCTTCAGCCTGTCGCTGGCCTACGTGCTGCCGATGGCGGCCTGCTTCGCCGTGCTTGGCGCCCTGATGGGGGTCTTCGGCGCCGGCCTCAACCTGCAGGCGCGCCTGCAGTCGGCCTGGATTCTGGTGCCCTTCGCCGCCTTCTTCGCCCTGTTCGCCCTGGCCATGTTCGGGGTCTATGAACTGCGCCTGCCGCGCCGTTTCAGCGAACCGTTGGACCGTCTGGCCGGCAAGACCCGCGGCGGCTCCCACGCTAACGCGGCGGTGCTTGGCGTGCTCTCCAGCCTGCTGGTGTCGCCCTGCGTGTCGGCCCCCCTGGTCGGCGCCCTGCTCTATATCAGTGCCAGCGGCGACGCGCTGGGCGGCGGCTTGAAACTGTTCGCCCTGGGCTTGGGCATGGGCGCGCCACTGGTGCTGTTCGCCACAGGAGGGGGCGCCCTGTTGCCAAAGTCGGGCACCTGGATGGTCGGCGTGCGCAACGCTTTCGGCGTCCTGCTGCTCGGCGTGGCCATCTGGCTGCTCGAACGGGTGCTGCCCGGCCAGCTGTCCCTGGCACTCTGGGGCCTGCTCGCCGGCGGCGTGGCGCTGTTTCTCGGCGCCCTGGAACTCGGGCCGAAAACCCACAAGCAGAAACTCGGCCAGCTGGCCGGTCTGGCGCTGCTGGTCTACGCCCTGGCCGCCTGGACCGGCGCCCTGCAAGGCCAGAACGATCCATTGCGCCCACTCGGACGCATGCCACTGGCCAGCAACTCAAGCGAACGACTGGAACCGAGCAGCTGGCAGACCATCAGCAGCCCGGCCGAGCTGGACGCGGCCTTTGCCGCCGCGCAAAGCGCAGGGAAACCGCTGATGCTCGACTGGTACGCCGACTGGTGCATCAGCTGCAAGGTAATCGAGCGCGAAGTGCTAACCGCCGCGCAAGTCGCCAGCCAACTGGGCGACTATCGCCTGGTGCGCTTCGACATCACCGAGAGCAGCCCGGCCCAGCGTGCCCTGCTCGATCGCTACCAACTGTTTGGCCCCCCGGCGATCCTGTTGTTCGATGCCAAGGGTGACGAATGGCGGGACCTGCGCGTGGTCGGTGAAATTGACGCGGCAGACTTCGCCACTCGCCTCAACCAGGCAAGCGAACGTTTCTAA
- the aroQ gene encoding type II 3-dehydroquinate dehydratase, producing MATLLVLHGPNLNLLGTREPGVYGATTLEQINLDLERRAREAGHHLLYLQSNAEYELIERIHAAKGEGVDFILINPAAFTHTSVALRDALLAVSIPFIEVHLSNVHKREAFRHHSYFSDVAVGVICGLGASGYRLALEAALEQLEQP from the coding sequence ATGGCCACCCTACTGGTGCTGCACGGCCCCAATCTCAATTTGCTCGGTACCCGCGAACCGGGCGTCTATGGCGCCACCACCCTGGAACAGATCAATCTCGACCTGGAGCGCCGCGCCCGCGAGGCTGGCCATCATCTGCTCTACCTGCAGAGCAATGCCGAGTACGAGCTGATCGAGCGGATTCACGCCGCAAAAGGCGAAGGTGTCGACTTTATCCTGATCAATCCCGCCGCTTTCACCCATACCAGCGTCGCATTACGTGACGCATTGCTGGCAGTGAGCATCCCATTCATCGAAGTGCATCTGTCCAACGTGCATAAACGCGAAGCTTTCCGCCATCACTCCTACTTTTCCGATGTCGCAGTAGGGGTGATCTGCGGTCTTGGCGCCAGCGGTTACCGGCTGGCCCTGGAGGCCGCACTTGAACAACTTGAACAGCCCTGA
- the accB gene encoding acetyl-CoA carboxylase biotin carboxyl carrier protein translates to MDIRKVKKLIELLEESGIDELEIREGEESVRISRHGKQPTYAQQPMYAPQPAPVAPAAPVAAAEASAPAAAKLNGTVARSPMVGTFFRASSPASDNFVEVGSSVKKGDILCIVEAMKMMNHIEAECSGTIESILSENGQPVEYDQPLFTIV, encoded by the coding sequence ATGGATATACGTAAAGTCAAAAAACTGATCGAATTGCTGGAAGAATCCGGCATCGACGAGTTGGAAATTCGCGAAGGCGAAGAGTCCGTGCGCATCAGCCGTCACGGCAAGCAACCGACCTACGCCCAGCAACCCATGTACGCACCGCAGCCAGCACCGGTAGCTCCTGCAGCGCCCGTTGCAGCAGCCGAAGCGAGCGCCCCTGCCGCCGCCAAGCTGAACGGCACCGTGGCCCGCTCGCCAATGGTCGGCACCTTCTTCCGCGCCTCCTCGCCGGCCTCGGACAACTTCGTTGAAGTGGGTAGCAGCGTGAAGAAAGGCGACATCCTCTGCATCGTCGAAGCGATGAAGATGATGAACCACATCGAGGCAGAGTGCAGCGGCACCATCGAATCCATCCTGAGCGAAAACGGCCAGCCGGTGGAATACGATCAGCCCCTGTTCACCATCGTTTGA
- the accC gene encoding acetyl-CoA carboxylase biotin carboxylase subunit, translated as MLEKVLIANRGEIALRVLRACKELGIKTVAVHSTADRELMHLGLADESVCIGPASGALSYLNIPAIISAAEVTGATAIHPGYGFLAENADFAEQVENSGFAFIGPTAATIRLMGDKVSAKDAMKRAGVPVVPGSDGPLPEDEETALAIAREVGYPVIIKAAGGGGGRGMRVVHKEEDLIKSAKLTRSEAGSVFGNPMVYLEKFLGNPRHVEVQVLSDGQGNAIHLGDRDCSLQRRHQKVLEEAPAPFIDEQARAEVFKRCVDACIEIGYRGAGTFEFLYEDGNFYFIEMNTRVQVEHPVSEMVTGIDIVKEMLSIAAGNKLSFTQDDVVIRGHALECRINAEDPDNFMPCPGKVKHFHAPGGNGVRVDSHLYSGYTVPPHYDSLIGKLITYGATRDEAMARMRNALDEIVVDGIKTNVPLHRNLVRDKGFCKGGVNIHYLEKKLGMDKH; from the coding sequence ATGTTGGAAAAAGTCCTGATCGCCAACCGCGGCGAGATCGCCCTGCGCGTCTTGCGCGCCTGTAAAGAGCTGGGCATCAAAACCGTCGCGGTGCACTCCACTGCCGACCGCGAATTGATGCACCTGGGCCTGGCCGACGAATCGGTGTGTATCGGCCCGGCTTCCGGCGCCCTGTCCTACCTGAATATCCCAGCGATCATCAGCGCCGCTGAAGTCACCGGCGCCACCGCCATCCACCCGGGCTACGGCTTCCTCGCGGAAAACGCCGACTTCGCCGAACAGGTGGAAAACTCCGGTTTCGCCTTTATCGGCCCAACAGCTGCAACCATTCGCCTGATGGGCGACAAGGTTTCGGCCAAGGACGCCATGAAGCGCGCCGGCGTACCGGTGGTACCCGGCTCCGACGGCCCGCTGCCGGAAGACGAGGAAACCGCCCTGGCAATTGCCCGCGAAGTCGGTTACCCGGTGATCATCAAGGCCGCTGGCGGCGGCGGTGGTCGCGGCATGCGCGTGGTGCACAAGGAAGAAGACCTGATCAAATCGGCCAAGCTGACGCGCAGCGAAGCCGGTTCGGTGTTCGGCAATCCGATGGTCTACCTGGAAAAATTCCTTGGTAACCCACGTCACGTGGAAGTCCAGGTGCTGTCCGACGGCCAGGGCAACGCCATCCACCTGGGTGACCGCGACTGCTCGCTGCAGCGCCGCCACCAGAAGGTGCTGGAAGAAGCGCCGGCGCCGTTCATCGATGAACAGGCCCGCGCCGAAGTGTTCAAGCGCTGCGTCGATGCCTGTATCGAAATTGGTTATCGCGGCGCCGGCACCTTCGAGTTCCTCTATGAAGACGGTAACTTCTACTTCATCGAGATGAACACCCGCGTCCAGGTCGAGCACCCGGTCAGCGAGATGGTCACTGGCATCGACATCGTCAAGGAGATGCTCAGCATCGCCGCTGGCAACAAGCTGTCGTTCACCCAGGATGACGTGGTGATCCGCGGCCACGCCCTGGAATGCCGGATCAACGCCGAAGACCCGGACAACTTCATGCCCTGCCCCGGCAAGGTCAAGCACTTCCACGCCCCCGGCGGCAACGGCGTACGGGTCGATTCGCACCTGTACAGTGGCTACACCGTGCCACCGCACTACGACTCGCTGATTGGCAAGTTGATCACCTACGGCGCGACCCGCGACGAGGCCATGGCGCGCATGCGCAATGCCCTGGACGAAATCGTCGTCGACGGCATCAAGACCAATGTGCCGCTGCACCGCAACCTGGTGCGCGACAAGGGCTTCTGCAAGGGTGGTGTGAACATCCATTATCTAGAAAAGAAACTGGGTATGGATAAGCACTGA
- the prmA gene encoding 50S ribosomal protein L11 methyltransferase has protein sequence MPWLQVRLAITPDQAETYEDALLEVGAVSVTFMDAEDQPIFEPDLGTTPLWSHTHLLALFEADTSADAVFAHLQLLTGTALPEHHAEVIADQDWERSWMDNFHPMRFGQRLWIVPSWHAAPEPDAVNLLLDPGLAFGTGTHPTTALCLEWLDSQDLSHCEVLDFGCGSGILAIAALLLGAPQAVGTDIDPQALEASRDNAGRNGIDPDRFPLYLPADLPPQQADVVVANILAGPLVALAAQITSLAKTGGRLALSGILAEQAEDVRAAYAEAFALDPTEEKDGWVRISGTRR, from the coding sequence ATGCCCTGGTTACAAGTCCGTCTCGCCATCACTCCGGATCAGGCTGAAACCTACGAAGACGCCCTGCTTGAGGTCGGCGCCGTGTCGGTAACCTTTATGGACGCCGAAGATCAGCCGATTTTCGAGCCGGACCTGGGCACCACCCCGCTGTGGTCGCACACCCACCTGCTCGCCCTGTTCGAAGCCGATACCTCGGCCGACGCCGTGTTTGCCCACCTGCAATTGCTGACGGGTACCGCGCTACCGGAACATCACGCCGAAGTGATCGCCGATCAGGACTGGGAACGCAGCTGGATGGACAATTTCCACCCCATGCGCTTCGGCCAACGTCTGTGGATAGTACCAAGCTGGCATGCGGCGCCCGAACCAGACGCAGTCAACCTGCTGCTCGACCCGGGCCTGGCATTCGGCACTGGCACCCATCCAACCACCGCGCTGTGCCTGGAATGGCTCGACAGCCAGGACCTGAGCCACTGCGAGGTACTGGATTTCGGCTGCGGCTCGGGCATCCTGGCCATCGCCGCCCTGCTTCTGGGCGCACCGCAGGCAGTTGGCACCGACATCGACCCGCAAGCCCTGGAAGCTTCACGCGACAATGCCGGGCGTAATGGCATCGACCCAGACCGCTTCCCGCTCTACCTGCCCGCCGATCTGCCGCCGCAGCAGGCCGACGTGGTGGTTGCCAATATCCTCGCCGGACCGCTGGTGGCCCTGGCAGCGCAGATCACCAGCCTGGCCAAGACCGGCGGACGCCTGGCCCTGTCGGGCATTCTCGCCGAGCAAGCCGAGGACGTGCGCGCAGCCTACGCCGAGGCCTTCGCGCTTGACCCGACAGAGGAGAAGGACGGCTGGGTACGCATCAGCGGTACTCGTCGCTAG
- a CDS encoding DUF3426 domain-containing protein, producing the protein MTESFVTQCPHCRTSFRVSLMQLGAARGAVRCGACLHVFNAAQQLLEQGQQLPGTTPQAAPSTPVTTSPADAPAPQTEPEPEQTVARHKSDSDTLWIHDDLDLDSLDLDEELAKLEEQEQQLSQQFLALNATPAHAETFRPAADTGDHDEDWAEALLQEDSPQPPLSITPAAPSDAPQALASSNDTPAPTPPAAAQVADPPVRDVPPFTLNALETGDQESALDEPSLSARRDDPSIDADILDTPDEEQEDPAEPHPFDRRTARSEPSLRDEHLFELDDEPLQLDDWQPPRKPWGRWLGWGLLNLLAAAALIGQHIHYNFDDLARQDQYRPWFEQLCPVMGCSLPSKVDISQIKSSNLVVRSHPDFSGALIVDAILYNRAPFAQPFPLLEMRFADINGRLLASRRFKPSEYLAGELAGQAEMPPQTPIHVSLDILDPGTQAVNYSLSFHSPE; encoded by the coding sequence ATGACCGAAAGTTTCGTCACTCAGTGCCCCCATTGCCGCACCAGCTTTCGCGTGAGCCTCATGCAACTCGGCGCCGCCCGTGGCGCCGTGCGCTGCGGAGCCTGCCTGCACGTATTCAATGCCGCGCAGCAACTGCTCGAACAAGGCCAACAGCTGCCCGGAACCACGCCCCAGGCAGCGCCCTCGACGCCTGTGACGACTAGCCCGGCCGACGCGCCAGCGCCCCAGACCGAGCCCGAGCCCGAGCAGACTGTTGCACGGCACAAGAGTGACAGCGATACGCTGTGGATTCACGACGACCTGGACCTCGACAGCCTCGATCTCGACGAGGAGCTGGCCAAGCTGGAGGAGCAAGAACAGCAACTCTCGCAGCAGTTCCTCGCGCTGAACGCCACCCCCGCGCATGCCGAGACCTTCCGTCCAGCCGCGGATACCGGGGACCATGACGAAGACTGGGCCGAGGCCCTCCTGCAAGAGGACTCGCCCCAGCCGCCACTGAGCATCACCCCTGCGGCCCCCAGCGATGCGCCCCAGGCACTTGCCTCATCGAACGATACGCCTGCGCCAACGCCCCCAGCCGCGGCGCAAGTGGCAGATCCGCCTGTTCGTGACGTACCGCCGTTCACGCTCAACGCACTGGAGACAGGCGACCAGGAATCCGCACTGGACGAGCCTAGCCTGAGTGCCCGCCGCGACGATCCCAGCATTGACGCGGACATCCTCGACACGCCGGACGAGGAACAGGAAGACCCCGCCGAGCCGCACCCATTCGATAGAAGAACGGCGCGTAGCGAGCCAAGCCTGCGCGACGAACACCTGTTCGAGCTGGACGACGAACCGCTGCAACTGGATGACTGGCAACCACCGCGCAAGCCCTGGGGCCGCTGGCTCGGCTGGGGCCTGCTGAACCTGTTGGCCGCGGCCGCCCTGATCGGTCAGCACATCCATTACAACTTCGACGACCTGGCTCGCCAGGATCAATACCGCCCTTGGTTCGAGCAGCTCTGCCCAGTCATGGGCTGCAGCTTGCCGTCCAAGGTCGATATCAGCCAGATCAAGAGCAGCAATCTGGTGGTGCGTAGTCATCCCGATTTCAGCGGCGCCCTGATAGTCGATGCAATCCTCTATAACCGTGCGCCCTTCGCCCAGCCATTCCCCTTGCTGGAAATGCGTTTTGCCGACATCAATGGTCGACTACTGGCCAGTCGCCGCTTCAAGCCCAGCGAGTACCTCGCCGGCGAATTGGCCGGACAGGCGGAAATGCCGCCGCAGACGCCCATTCATGTGTCCTTGGATATCCTCGACCCAGGCACCCAGGCGGTGAACTACAGCCTGAGTTTCCACTCGCCGGAGTAA
- the dusB gene encoding tRNA dihydrouridine synthase DusB: MSALCIGPYTLPNSLILAPMAGVTDRPFRQLCHRMGAGMVVSEMVTSDVRLWNTRKSSLRLIHQDDAEPRSVQIAGGDPQMLAEAAQRNVELGAQIIDINMGCPAKKVCNKAAGSALLKDEGLVREILQAVVAAVDVPVTLKIRTGWDRQNKNGIAVAKIAEQAGIVALAVHGRTRADLYTGEAEYDTVAAIKQAVSIPVLANGDIDSPEKAKAVLAASGADGLLIGRAAQGRPWIFREIEHYLRTGQKLAAPSLFEVERILLGHMAELYLFYGEVMGVRIARKHVSWYLATLPGAREFRARFNRLESTDAQCTNVRQFFGERHNDGDGVAA; the protein is encoded by the coding sequence ATGTCGGCGTTATGCATCGGCCCCTACACATTGCCCAATTCGCTGATACTCGCGCCCATGGCGGGAGTCACCGACCGGCCGTTCCGCCAGCTCTGCCACCGTATGGGGGCGGGCATGGTGGTATCGGAAATGGTCACCAGCGATGTGCGTCTGTGGAATACCCGCAAGTCGAGCCTGCGCTTGATCCACCAAGACGATGCTGAGCCGCGTTCGGTGCAGATCGCTGGTGGTGACCCGCAGATGCTCGCCGAGGCGGCTCAGCGCAACGTCGAACTGGGCGCGCAGATTATTGACATCAATATGGGCTGCCCAGCCAAGAAGGTTTGCAACAAGGCAGCCGGTTCCGCCCTGCTCAAGGACGAGGGCCTGGTGCGCGAGATTCTTCAGGCGGTGGTCGCTGCGGTAGATGTGCCGGTGACCCTGAAAATCCGCACCGGCTGGGACAGGCAGAACAAGAACGGCATCGCGGTAGCGAAGATTGCCGAACAGGCGGGAATAGTGGCATTGGCGGTGCATGGCCGCACCCGCGCCGACCTCTACACCGGCGAAGCCGAGTACGACACCGTCGCCGCGATCAAGCAGGCGGTGTCGATTCCGGTGCTGGCCAATGGCGACATCGATTCGCCGGAAAAGGCCAAGGCGGTATTGGCCGCCTCCGGTGCCGACGGCCTGCTGATTGGCCGGGCAGCCCAGGGCCGGCCGTGGATTTTCCGCGAGATCGAGCACTACCTGCGCACCGGCCAGAAGCTGGCGGCGCCGAGCCTGTTCGAGGTGGAACGTATTCTGCTAGGGCACATGGCCGAGCTGTACCTGTTCTATGGCGAGGTGATGGGGGTGCGCATCGCCCGCAAGCATGTCAGCTGGTACCTCGCTACCCTGCCGGGCGCCAGGGAGTTTCGCGCCCGATTCAATCGTCTGGAAAGTACGGACGCGCAGTGCACCAACGTTCGCCAGTTTTTCGGTGAACGGCATAATGATGGAGATGGGGTGGCCGCATGA
- the fis gene encoding DNA-binding transcriptional regulator Fis — protein sequence MTMLTDTLGTGMAPVSDSTSLKQHLSTPSEEGQTLRGSVEKALHNYFAHLEGADVTDVYNLVLSEVEAPLLETVMNYVKGNQTKASELLGLNRGTLRKKLKQYDLL from the coding sequence ATGACGATGTTGACCGACACTTTAGGAACTGGAATGGCTCCCGTGAGCGACAGTACAAGCTTGAAACAGCACCTCAGTACACCGAGCGAAGAAGGGCAAACCCTGCGCGGAAGTGTCGAGAAAGCCCTGCATAACTATTTCGCCCACCTTGAGGGCGCAGACGTCACCGATGTCTACAACCTAGTGCTCAGCGAAGTGGAAGCGCCACTGCTGGAAACCGTGATGAATTACGTCAAGGGCAACCAGACCAAGGCCTCCGAACTGCTCGGCCTGAATCGCGGCACCCTGCGCAAGAAGCTCAAGCAGTACGACCTGCTCTGA